One genomic region from Anabaena sp. PCC 7108 encodes:
- a CDS encoding response regulator transcription factor, protein MNIKPLRFLVVEDHPEVAQNNCDFLTKFDSSAICVIASTPQEAIQRLKIETPDLIVLDLQFALPSGSQSAKSSLELLELIIDTYTSLNILIYSSEPAWMIKLVKSINHHCGGFVVVNKMERRKYFLQGVESALNGELKLPRELRQELNLNEKELEVLRLLCDESLTDQAIAHRLHISLRAVQNQVQHLKVKLGVDEFEQEDINTRVALCMTALEQKLLLF, encoded by the coding sequence ATGAATATCAAGCCTCTGCGGTTTCTCGTTGTAGAAGATCATCCAGAAGTAGCCCAAAACAATTGTGATTTTTTGACAAAATTCGACTCTTCTGCTATATGTGTCATTGCTTCTACTCCCCAAGAAGCAATACAACGTCTAAAAATAGAAACACCAGATTTAATTGTCCTTGATTTACAATTTGCTTTACCTTCTGGCTCTCAATCGGCTAAATCTTCTTTAGAACTGTTAGAGTTAATTATTGATACTTATACTTCTTTAAATATTCTTATCTATAGCAGTGAACCAGCTTGGATGATCAAACTTGTCAAATCTATTAATCACCACTGTGGTGGGTTTGTGGTGGTAAATAAGATGGAACGACGCAAATATTTTTTACAGGGTGTTGAAAGTGCGCTGAATGGAGAATTGAAACTTCCTAGAGAGTTACGTCAAGAGTTAAACTTGAATGAGAAAGAGTTGGAAGTTCTCAGGCTGTTATGTGATGAATCCTTGACAGATCAAGCCATAGCGCATCGTCTTCACATATCACTTAGGGCTGTGCAGAATCAAGTCCAACACCTGAAAGTGAAATTGGGTGTTGATGAATTTGAGCAAGAAGACATCAATACCCGTGTTGCTCTATGTATGACAGCACTTGAGCAAAAATTATTATTGTTCTGA
- the nblR gene encoding response regulator transcription factor NblR, whose protein sequence is MILAHSPCVLVIEPDESLGNQLAFDLQEAGYDAILAHDAVSGLEHCRDTDGSHNHRQPALIVIDRMLTGESGLSLCRNLRTMGNCSPVLILMARDTVDDRVACLEAGADDYILKPYRAEDFLKLIRLYLKPDVDTTEQLRFGELVLDIGTRRAIHNGRAIDLTMKEFELLKFLMEHPREVLTREQILENVWGYDFMGESNVIEVYIRYLRLKIEENGLKRLIQTVRGVGYVLRES, encoded by the coding sequence ATGATACTTGCTCACAGTCCTTGTGTTTTGGTGATCGAACCCGATGAAAGTCTAGGTAATCAACTAGCTTTTGATTTACAAGAAGCTGGCTATGATGCCATTTTGGCTCATGATGCGGTTAGCGGTTTAGAACACTGCCGTGATACCGACGGTAGTCATAACCATCGCCAACCGGCTTTAATAGTTATAGACAGAATGCTGACAGGAGAATCCGGACTATCTTTGTGTAGAAATCTTCGCACCATGGGTAACTGTTCCCCTGTGCTAATTTTAATGGCTAGGGATACCGTTGATGACCGAGTAGCTTGTCTAGAAGCAGGTGCCGACGATTACATTCTTAAACCTTATCGCGCGGAAGATTTTTTGAAGTTGATTCGCCTCTATCTTAAACCTGATGTTGATACTACAGAGCAATTACGCTTTGGCGAGCTGGTTTTAGATATAGGAACCCGTCGCGCTATCCACAATGGTAGAGCGATTGACTTGACAATGAAGGAATTTGAACTATTAAAGTTCTTAATGGAACATCCTCGTGAAGTATTAACCCGCGAACAAATTTTAGAAAATGTCTGGGGCTACGACTTTATGGGTGAATCAAATGTGATTGAAGTATACATTCGCTACTTGCGGTTAAAAATTGAAGAAAATGGTCTCAAGCGTCTGATTCAAACGGTGCGGGGTGTGGGATATGTGTTAAGAGAATCCTGA
- a CDS encoding RodZ family helix-turn-helix domain-containing protein, with product MTMASAYLFKIPGNPTIQISQDELRSLLTNIEAELHRSQVYNRAVANLQKLLGSSNEQARLLFKAVGREAITLAFKQFARQHKLDANINSPTNNTESQNVDLEQSSNLPQSSESIKLDSKLELVNTSQENLPSQPQSHVLENTEQESHRPKHNPIKWSWPHQKLGKIKLADQIAAEKRLESLRQIGEQLKQARESQGLTLQKLHIYTHISIHQMEAVENANFDLLPEDVLIRGFIRVMGNALGINGIILAASLPMSNQAKSVLPSWYHVKKSVSILDLEIRPVHLYMGYTALVAGAIGGLSFMTQQSQNNSVLNSEIIIPTTSSLCQSTQKTQANIKPGINSSSTGVCVGSDISPPEAF from the coding sequence ATGACTATGGCATCTGCATACTTATTCAAGATTCCTGGCAATCCTACTATTCAAATTAGTCAAGATGAATTGCGATCGCTTCTGACTAACATCGAAGCTGAACTACATCGTAGTCAAGTTTACAACCGTGCGGTCGCTAACTTACAAAAATTGCTTGGCTCATCAAATGAACAAGCCCGACTTTTATTTAAAGCTGTAGGTAGAGAAGCAATTACTTTAGCATTTAAGCAATTCGCACGACAGCATAAGTTAGATGCAAATATCAATTCACCTACAAATAATACTGAGTCACAAAATGTAGATTTAGAACAATCTAGCAACTTGCCACAAAGTAGCGAAAGTATTAAATTAGACTCAAAATTGGAGTTGGTAAATACTAGCCAAGAAAATTTACCATCACAACCTCAATCTCATGTATTAGAAAATACAGAACAGGAAAGTCATCGTCCAAAGCACAATCCAATCAAGTGGTCTTGGCCACATCAAAAACTAGGAAAAATTAAATTAGCTGATCAAATAGCGGCAGAAAAGCGGTTAGAAAGCCTACGTCAAATCGGTGAACAACTCAAGCAAGCAAGGGAGTCACAAGGTCTGACTCTGCAAAAACTGCATATCTATACCCATATATCAATTCATCAAATGGAAGCAGTGGAAAATGCTAATTTTGATTTATTGCCAGAGGATGTTCTCATTCGTGGTTTTATCCGTGTCATGGGCAATGCTTTGGGGATAAACGGTATAATTTTAGCTGCTTCCTTACCCATGTCTAATCAAGCTAAATCAGTTTTGCCCTCTTGGTATCACGTCAAAAAATCCGTTAGCATATTGGACTTAGAAATCCGCCCCGTACATTTGTACATGGGATATACAGCCCTTGTCGCTGGGGCTATTGGAGGATTATCATTCATGACTCAGCAATCACAAAATAATTCTGTATTAAATTCAGAAATAATTATTCCTACTACCTCATCACTATGTCAGTCCACTCAAAAAACTCAAGCAAATATTAAGCCCGGTATCAACTCTAGTAGTACTGGTGTCTGTGTGGGATCTGATATTTCTCCACCAGAGGCTTTTTAG
- a CDS encoding transposase gives MPQRQISLQIGNFYHVYNRGNNRQAIFFERENYIYFLRLVREHLISNAVDIVAYCLMPNHYHFLVYLRDETLSDAMKSLSLAYTKAINKRFNRSGVLFQGRFQSIHILETDYLINLSRYIHLNPVKAGLVQQPGEWEFSSYLEYAGLRAGTLPKIGYIKTQIEQESVYQQFLADHNLPDSTGFKKLLLDD, from the coding sequence ATGCCGCAAAGACAGATTTCTCTACAAATTGGGAACTTTTATCATGTTTATAATCGAGGAAATAATCGCCAAGCAATTTTCTTTGAGCGTGAGAACTATATTTATTTTCTCCGATTGGTAAGGGAACATCTCATCAGCAATGCAGTAGATATTGTTGCTTACTGTTTAATGCCCAATCATTATCATTTTTTGGTCTATCTAAGAGATGAAACCCTATCTGATGCCATGAAATCTCTCTCTCTTGCCTACACAAAGGCAATTAATAAGCGTTTTAATCGTTCTGGGGTACTATTTCAGGGCAGGTTTCAAAGTATTCATATTTTAGAAACTGATTATCTGATCAATCTCTCCCGTTATATTCATCTCAATCCAGTTAAAGCAGGACTGGTACAGCAACCTGGAGAATGGGAGTTTTCCAGCTATTTGGAATATGCAGGATTACGAGCAGGAACACTACCCAAAATAGGGTATATTAAAACGCAAATTGAGCAAGAGTCAGTTTACCAACAATTTTTGGCAGATCATAACCTACCTGATAGCACTGGCTTCAAAAAACTGTTGCTAGATGATTAG